One window from the genome of Luteolibacter rhizosphaerae encodes:
- a CDS encoding LacI family DNA-binding transcriptional regulator, giving the protein MTDVNQQLIADRLGISRATVSRCFTNHAGISPVTRAKVFQIAAELGYAHMETRTRTKKVSPSRIDLCVLICTETKEYFSGGYESPGAQILEGVSEYAQLHGARVEMHLVPPAVDSFDHPELQRITSLSKRRTSGVLLIYPFPEKVIEGLAERFPIVSLVDQYEHNAIDCVDVDHYHGVSELVDHLMAAGHRRIGFYTRKYQVEAGWSFRRYSAFIEKMTRLRLKVDPLDVIGVFPRPELELEESFDAAAERTKAGVTAWICAADHQAYDLILGLKKRGLKVPADVSVTGFDGIERRGNRPALTTIEIPFREIGGSGTQRLAARLKKRFHQSQHVYISGRLREGNTVGPARL; this is encoded by the coding sequence GTGACTGACGTAAACCAACAATTGATTGCCGACCGCCTGGGCATTTCCCGGGCCACGGTTTCGCGCTGCTTCACGAACCACGCGGGCATCAGTCCGGTGACGCGGGCGAAGGTCTTCCAGATCGCGGCGGAGCTGGGCTACGCGCACATGGAGACGCGGACGCGGACGAAGAAGGTCTCCCCCTCCCGGATCGACCTCTGCGTGCTGATCTGCACCGAGACGAAGGAGTATTTCAGCGGCGGCTACGAGAGCCCGGGGGCCCAGATCCTGGAGGGTGTCTCCGAGTACGCACAATTGCACGGCGCGCGGGTGGAGATGCACCTGGTCCCCCCCGCGGTGGACAGCTTCGACCACCCGGAACTGCAGCGGATCACCAGCCTGTCCAAGCGGCGGACCAGCGGCGTGCTGCTCATCTACCCCTTCCCGGAGAAGGTGATCGAGGGTCTGGCCGAGCGCTTCCCGATCGTCTCGCTGGTGGACCAGTATGAGCACAACGCGATCGATTGCGTGGACGTGGACCACTACCACGGGGTCTCGGAGCTGGTGGATCATCTGATGGCGGCCGGTCACCGTCGGATCGGTTTCTACACGCGCAAGTATCAGGTGGAAGCCGGCTGGTCCTTCCGCCGCTACAGCGCCTTCATCGAGAAGATGACGCGCCTGCGCCTGAAAGTCGACCCGCTGGATGTCATCGGCGTCTTCCCCCGCCCCGAGCTTGAGCTGGAGGAAAGTTTCGATGCCGCCGCCGAGCGGACCAAGGCAGGCGTGACCGCATGGATCTGCGCGGCGGACCACCAGGCCTACGACCTCATTCTCGGGCTGAAGAAGCGCGGGCTGAAGGTCCCGGCGGATGTCTCCGTGACCGGCTTCGACGGGATCGAGCGCCGCGGCAACCGCCCGGCCCTGACCACCATCGAGATCCCCTTCCGGGAGATCGGCGGCAGCGGCACGCAGCGGCTCGCGGCACGACTGAAGAAGCGCTTCCACCAGTCCCAGCACGTCTACATCTCCGGCCGCCTCCGCGAGGGGAATACCGTGGGCCCGGCGCGGCTCTGA
- a CDS encoding twin-arginine translocation signal domain-containing protein, producing MNDPKIPSSSLTRRGFMKNSALTVGAITMLSQGIALATNGSGTSGSGAKETVLSREEYEVTIDGDVHLEDNENPRPTPENYSTNSNYVGDKDKAERSWPENKTPTSSNALLVDNDYIEVDSPAPTPTKTITTNPSIDDTAPQIISSGANGWHFRWVFRSVVTYSY from the coding sequence ATGAACGATCCTAAGATCCCCTCCAGTTCGCTCACTCGTCGCGGCTTCATGAAGAACTCGGCGCTGACCGTTGGCGCCATCACCATGCTTTCCCAAGGAATCGCCCTCGCCACCAATGGCAGCGGCACCAGCGGAAGCGGAGCAAAGGAAACCGTCCTCTCAAGAGAGGAGTATGAGGTCACTATCGACGGCGACGTCCACCTCGAAGACAATGAGAACCCCCGGCCCACACCGGAGAATTACTCGACGAATTCAAATTATGTCGGAGACAAGGATAAAGCCGAAAGATCTTGGCCGGAGAACAAGACTCCGACATCAAGCAATGCGCTCCTCGTCGATAATGACTACATAGAGGTTGACTCCCCCGCCCCGACCCCCACAAAAACGATAACCACCAACCCATCAATCGACGATACAGCGCCGCAGATCATCTCAAGCGGGGCGAACGGCTGGCATTTCCGCTGGGTGTTCAGGTCGGTTGTTACTTACAGCTACTAA
- a CDS encoding DUF3431 domain-containing protein codes for MSWTDIFPVFTDEQVEEFQQKATPEDHALLEEWCGVAEIINPREGRHLVAASLFWKNSTTAEGDLPPISRELMKDARKQGLVSRFAPWDHYVQPLIDGAKSLGADRPDVVFRVYLAADLRFLVEDLVSAGCEVFLMKGSSLRHNPGAMWRFLAIEEGEDRLITITDSDRAPMVIHDIVRTEEILSSGLGLWRAPYVYGGVANNDDPGFYRTMNACHFGVRGGRPIGLLMRAFLWHSSKETMPCQCTIQNGEATVHLPIFGSNWPSYGFDEWFLNAAVYPRWAETGVATFYPAIGAGPSPSHWFTLDIEYVTWANPASEVIYFGQPSRISALLKQRHPKAAESPILDRLRKSKLASRRNLIPEPAREWEKGRATLAVARYREDLEWLLEVPEDITIAVYNKGPEISDPRLLERINHLQVLPNRGREADTYLHHLQSYPHDSGENWTIFVQGDPFPHSPNFLALLRHRDAWKDVQALTGMYKDDNHTPPWLLRELQDDEWIRGLAVRTEYSSARSLGNMSWNDGEGAYRCFQDYADFYNLPRGWSLTGHFVEKCGLVPIAEEAWRAVVVRYAYAAIFAVKNSQLGLIPKHRIEAMREMTWEHYSIGFMFERMWLHLFGLPFLTESALFGFEQQEKFRKPGEELALS; via the coding sequence ATGAGTTGGACGGATATTTTTCCGGTTTTTACGGACGAACAGGTCGAAGAGTTCCAGCAGAAGGCGACCCCCGAGGATCATGCCCTGCTTGAGGAATGGTGCGGTGTCGCCGAGATCATCAATCCGCGGGAAGGCCGCCATCTCGTGGCTGCCAGCCTCTTCTGGAAGAACAGCACCACAGCGGAAGGAGATCTGCCTCCGATCTCCCGGGAGCTGATGAAGGACGCCCGGAAGCAGGGCTTGGTTTCGCGCTTCGCCCCTTGGGACCACTACGTCCAGCCCCTGATCGATGGCGCAAAGTCGCTGGGAGCCGATCGTCCCGATGTCGTCTTCCGGGTTTATCTCGCAGCGGATCTGCGGTTCCTCGTCGAGGACCTCGTGTCCGCTGGCTGCGAGGTCTTTCTGATGAAGGGCTCCTCCCTCCGCCATAATCCCGGCGCAATGTGGCGTTTCCTCGCCATCGAAGAGGGAGAGGATCGTTTGATTACCATTACGGATTCGGATCGCGCACCGATGGTGATTCACGATATCGTCCGCACGGAGGAAATCCTCTCATCCGGTCTGGGCCTGTGGCGGGCTCCGTATGTCTACGGCGGAGTAGCGAACAACGATGACCCCGGCTTCTACCGGACCATGAACGCCTGTCACTTCGGGGTTCGTGGCGGCCGTCCCATCGGCTTGCTCATGAGGGCGTTCCTGTGGCACTCGAGCAAGGAAACCATGCCCTGCCAATGTACTATCCAGAACGGCGAGGCAACCGTGCATCTTCCGATCTTCGGCAGCAACTGGCCGTCTTATGGCTTCGACGAATGGTTTCTCAATGCAGCGGTCTACCCGCGCTGGGCAGAAACCGGGGTGGCTACTTTTTATCCGGCCATCGGGGCGGGTCCTTCACCGAGTCACTGGTTCACGCTCGACATCGAATACGTGACTTGGGCCAACCCGGCAAGCGAGGTCATCTATTTCGGGCAACCCAGCCGCATCTCCGCCTTGCTCAAGCAGCGCCATCCGAAGGCTGCTGAAAGCCCGATCCTGGACAGGCTGAGGAAAAGCAAGCTGGCCTCGCGGCGGAATCTTATCCCGGAGCCCGCCCGGGAATGGGAGAAAGGTCGAGCTACCCTTGCAGTGGCACGCTATCGGGAAGACCTCGAATGGCTGCTCGAGGTTCCGGAGGACATCACCATCGCGGTCTACAACAAAGGCCCCGAGATCTCCGACCCGCGCCTGCTGGAGCGGATCAACCACCTGCAGGTCCTGCCCAACCGCGGTCGGGAGGCGGACACCTATCTGCATCATCTGCAATCTTACCCTCACGACAGCGGCGAGAACTGGACCATCTTCGTCCAAGGCGATCCATTCCCGCACAGTCCTAACTTCTTGGCATTGCTTCGTCACCGCGACGCATGGAAGGACGTCCAGGCGCTCACCGGCATGTATAAGGATGATAACCACACGCCTCCTTGGCTTCTGAGAGAATTACAGGATGACGAATGGATTCGGGGTCTGGCCGTTCGAACCGAGTATAGCAGCGCCCGCTCCTTGGGAAACATGAGCTGGAACGACGGAGAGGGTGCCTACCGCTGTTTTCAAGATTATGCAGACTTCTACAACTTACCGCGGGGCTGGAGCCTGACGGGACATTTCGTCGAGAAATGCGGCTTAGTTCCCATCGCTGAGGAAGCATGGCGGGCCGTGGTGGTGCGGTACGCCTATGCCGCCATCTTCGCGGTCAAGAACTCCCAGTTGGGACTGATTCCCAAACACAGGATTGAAGCCATGCGGGAAATGACATGGGAACACTACTCGATCGGCTTCATGTTCGAACGAATGTGGCTTCATCTTTTCGGTCTCCCCTTCCTCACGGAGTCAGCGCTCTTCGGATTCGAACAGCAGGAGAAGTTCCGCAAGCCCGGGGAAGAGCTTGCCCTCTCCTGA
- a CDS encoding phosphocholine-specific phospholipase C, with translation MPSRRDFLKQAGLLSGGMGAMAALPASIAKALGIEPAAGSTFYDAEHVVILMQENRSFDHAFGTLRGVRGFDDPRAITIPGGNPVWLQTDAQGDTYAPFGLKIHESNSTWMNCLPHSRFAEVAAGNHGKHDRWLPVMESGIEAYAGMPLTLGYYDRRDIPFYHAFADAFTICDQHFCSLQTSTTPNRLYLWTGTSRDPRDPASPVLLSNGQADHVTHIDWPTFPERLEEHGISWKVYQNEIDHPTGLKPLEASWVANFGDNPLEYFSQYHVDFSPQRVAALRERLAALREKAEQAPPEGLAPEEIVTRQEKLQAQIDGLAVEIERCSPENFARLPEREQRLHRKAFTVNTGDPDYRKVTTIQYLEGEELRETHVPAGDVLHQLRQDVDQGTLPTVSWIVAPENFSDHPSAPWYGAWYVAEVLDILTKNPEQWRKTIFILTYDENDGYYDHVPPFVAPDPDLPGSGAASAGVNTRLEQDSKGLPTGLGYRVPMVIASPWTRGGYVCSQVFDHTSVLQFLEVFLSRKTGNEVKETNIGEWRRTVCGDLTAAFRQHDGAGDKHPLPVDRDAFVEGIHRARFMENPAGFRKLGAEEIAQIRENPWTTPLLPRQEPGTRPSCALPYELHAEGGLQREAGVFRIVFEASDKSFGAKSAGSPFQVYAPGWTHADDAASYTDAPAPQEECRRWSFAVKAGGSVAYEWPLALFPDNYYHLRTYGPNGFYREYAGDAADPMVEVSASYSGGRLLLRIVNRDAETREITITDHAYGSHPLTRVLAPGTEESLPFDLAKSSRWYDLGIAIAGAPRFSRRYAGRIETGEHGTSDPLIGREREALGAEN, from the coding sequence ATGCCGTCACGCCGTGATTTCCTGAAGCAGGCCGGACTCCTCTCCGGAGGGATGGGAGCGATGGCCGCGCTACCGGCCTCGATCGCGAAGGCGCTGGGGATCGAGCCCGCGGCGGGCAGCACTTTCTACGATGCGGAGCACGTGGTGATCCTGATGCAGGAGAACCGCTCCTTCGACCACGCCTTCGGCACGCTGCGCGGGGTGCGCGGCTTCGATGACCCGCGGGCGATCACCATTCCCGGCGGGAATCCGGTGTGGCTGCAGACGGATGCGCAGGGCGATACCTACGCGCCCTTCGGACTGAAGATCCACGAGTCGAATTCCACGTGGATGAATTGCCTGCCGCACAGCCGCTTCGCGGAGGTGGCCGCGGGCAATCACGGCAAGCACGACCGCTGGCTGCCGGTGATGGAATCCGGCATCGAGGCCTACGCCGGCATGCCGCTCACGCTCGGCTACTATGACCGTCGTGACATCCCCTTCTACCACGCCTTCGCGGATGCCTTCACAATCTGCGACCAGCACTTCTGCTCGCTGCAAACTTCCACCACGCCGAACCGCCTCTACCTCTGGACCGGCACCAGCCGCGATCCGCGCGATCCCGCCAGCCCGGTGCTGCTCAGCAATGGCCAGGCGGATCACGTGACCCACATCGACTGGCCCACCTTCCCCGAGCGGCTGGAGGAGCACGGCATCTCGTGGAAGGTCTATCAGAACGAGATCGATCACCCCACGGGACTGAAGCCGCTGGAGGCCTCGTGGGTGGCGAACTTCGGCGATAACCCCCTGGAGTACTTCTCGCAGTATCACGTGGACTTTTCGCCGCAGCGCGTCGCCGCCCTGCGCGAGCGCTTGGCCGCCTTGCGCGAGAAGGCCGAGCAGGCCCCGCCGGAAGGGCTCGCGCCGGAAGAGATCGTGACGCGGCAGGAGAAGCTGCAGGCCCAGATCGATGGCTTGGCGGTGGAGATCGAGCGCTGCTCGCCGGAGAACTTCGCCCGCCTGCCCGAGCGTGAGCAGCGCCTGCACCGGAAGGCCTTCACCGTGAACACGGGCGATCCCGACTACCGCAAGGTTACCACCATCCAGTATCTGGAAGGCGAGGAACTGCGCGAGACGCATGTGCCTGCGGGCGATGTACTGCACCAGCTCCGGCAGGATGTGGATCAGGGCACGCTGCCGACCGTTTCATGGATCGTGGCACCGGAGAACTTCTCCGATCACCCCAGCGCACCCTGGTATGGCGCATGGTATGTGGCGGAGGTGCTGGATATCCTCACAAAGAATCCGGAGCAGTGGAGGAAGACCATCTTCATCCTGACCTACGACGAGAACGACGGCTACTACGACCACGTGCCGCCCTTCGTGGCACCGGACCCGGACCTGCCCGGCAGCGGCGCGGCATCGGCAGGGGTGAACACGCGACTGGAGCAGGATTCCAAGGGCTTGCCCACCGGCCTCGGCTATCGCGTGCCGATGGTCATCGCCTCACCTTGGACCCGCGGCGGCTATGTCTGCTCGCAGGTCTTCGATCACACCTCCGTGCTGCAATTCCTGGAGGTCTTCCTGAGCCGCAAAACCGGGAACGAGGTGAAGGAAACCAACATCGGCGAATGGCGGCGCACCGTCTGCGGTGATCTAACAGCCGCCTTCCGCCAGCACGATGGTGCGGGCGACAAGCACCCGCTGCCGGTGGACCGCGATGCCTTCGTGGAGGGCATCCACCGCGCGCGCTTCATGGAGAACCCCGCGGGCTTCCGGAAGCTGGGAGCGGAGGAGATCGCGCAGATTCGCGAGAACCCGTGGACCACGCCGCTGCTACCGCGCCAGGAGCCCGGCACGCGGCCCTCCTGTGCCCTACCTTACGAGTTGCATGCCGAGGGTGGCCTGCAGCGGGAGGCGGGAGTCTTCCGCATCGTCTTCGAGGCCTCCGACAAGAGCTTCGGCGCGAAGTCGGCAGGCTCTCCCTTCCAAGTCTACGCCCCCGGCTGGACGCATGCCGACGATGCCGCGAGCTATACCGATGCCCCCGCCCCGCAGGAGGAGTGCCGCCGCTGGTCCTTCGCCGTGAAGGCAGGCGGCAGCGTGGCCTACGAGTGGCCGTTGGCGCTCTTCCCGGACAACTACTATCATCTTCGTACTTACGGACCGAATGGCTTCTACCGCGAGTATGCGGGTGATGCCGCGGATCCCATGGTGGAGGTCTCCGCGAGCTACTCCGGTGGCCGCCTGCTGCTGCGCATCGTGAACCGCGATGCCGAAACGCGTGAGATCACCATCACCGACCACGCCTACGGCAGCCATCCCCTCACCCGCGTCCTCGCACCCGGCACGGAGGAAAGCCTGCCCTTCGATCTCGCCAAGAGCTCGCGCTGGTATGACCTCGGCATCGCCATCGCCGGAGCCCCCCGCTTCTCCCGCCGCTACGCCGGGCGGATCGAGACCGGCGAGCACGGCACCAGCGATCCCCTGATCGGCCGGGAACGCGAAGCGCTGGGCGCGGAGAACTGA
- a CDS encoding DUF1294 domain-containing protein — protein sequence MSRSPHPPPRGHRSRRDGRGREEQRPPARPGQVLPDGRRRGLRLGNWLAFLLLIALPCRALFELARLVDWRILSFGPICLTAASFFLYRHDKLQAQAGGWRIPETTLHFIDLIGGWPGGFLAQREYRHKTAKGSFQFIFWMTVALHQFLALDSLLAWRFTKELLRRFTSGGE from the coding sequence ATGAGTCGTTCTCCTCACCCGCCGCCACGGGGCCACCGGTCCCGCCGGGATGGCCGCGGGCGCGAGGAACAGCGGCCACCCGCCCGCCCCGGACAGGTCCTGCCGGATGGCAGGCGCAGGGGCCTGAGACTCGGGAACTGGCTCGCCTTCTTGCTCCTGATCGCGCTGCCGTGCCGCGCCTTGTTCGAGCTGGCCCGCTTGGTCGATTGGCGGATCCTCTCCTTCGGCCCGATCTGCCTCACCGCCGCGTCCTTCTTCCTCTACCGCCACGACAAGCTGCAGGCACAGGCGGGCGGCTGGCGGATCCCGGAGACCACGCTGCACTTCATCGACCTGATCGGCGGCTGGCCCGGGGGATTTCTGGCGCAGCGGGAGTATCGGCACAAGACGGCGAAGGGCTCCTTCCAGTTCATCTTCTGGATGACGGTGGCGCTGCATCAGTTCCTCGCACTCGATTCGCTGCTGGCATGGCGATTTACAAAGGAGCTGCTGAGGCGGTTTACGAGCGGGGGCGAGTGA
- a CDS encoding glycoside hydrolase family 2 TIM barrel-domain containing protein: MKLPLILAALTFLDLSATALAQGGPITMQRKSSGGWELVRDGKPFFLRGAGGHEHLDVLQASGGNAIRTWGIDALTATHDGLPLTERAKKHNLTIVAGLWVAHERHGFNYSDPAQVQKQREQIRASIAKWKHESSIGIWGLGNEMEGPTANGQDSRIWKEIEALAKIVKEEDPTRLVMTVVAGAAPAKVKGVKDHCPSIDILGVNAYASASGAGKQVKDAGWDKPFALTEFGPSGHWEVPHTPWNAPIEPSSREKAAKYFATQQLVAEESAGLCVGTFAFLWGQKQETTSTWYGMFLKSGEKLPAVDAVSRAWTGEWPANRCPRIEAFSAPALASSVAPGQAVEVKLDVADPNGDEVNLDWRIAPESTDRKEGGDHERAPEEKPLAMEAAGEKAWKFTAPQEKGAYRLFLYVRDGKDAASAENIPFLVK, translated from the coding sequence ATGAAGCTTCCCCTGATACTCGCCGCCCTGACCTTCCTCGATCTCTCCGCCACGGCCCTCGCGCAAGGCGGGCCGATCACCATGCAGCGGAAGTCCTCCGGCGGCTGGGAGCTGGTCCGGGATGGCAAGCCTTTCTTCCTCCGCGGGGCCGGCGGTCACGAGCATCTGGACGTGCTGCAAGCCAGCGGCGGGAATGCGATCCGCACTTGGGGCATCGACGCGCTCACGGCCACGCACGACGGGCTGCCGCTCACCGAGCGGGCCAAGAAGCACAATCTCACCATCGTCGCGGGGCTCTGGGTGGCCCATGAGCGGCACGGCTTCAACTACTCGGATCCCGCTCAGGTGCAGAAGCAGCGCGAGCAGATCCGCGCTTCCATCGCGAAGTGGAAGCACGAGTCCTCCATCGGTATCTGGGGGCTGGGCAACGAGATGGAAGGCCCCACCGCGAACGGCCAGGACAGCCGGATTTGGAAGGAGATCGAGGCGCTGGCGAAGATCGTGAAGGAAGAGGACCCCACGCGCCTCGTCATGACCGTCGTCGCCGGGGCCGCGCCTGCCAAGGTGAAGGGCGTGAAGGATCACTGCCCGAGCATCGATATCCTCGGCGTGAATGCCTATGCCTCCGCCTCCGGTGCGGGCAAGCAGGTGAAGGATGCGGGCTGGGACAAGCCCTTCGCACTCACGGAATTCGGTCCCTCCGGCCACTGGGAGGTCCCGCACACGCCGTGGAATGCGCCGATCGAGCCGAGCAGCCGCGAGAAGGCCGCCAAGTACTTTGCCACCCAGCAGTTGGTCGCGGAGGAATCCGCCGGGCTCTGCGTCGGCACCTTCGCTTTCCTCTGGGGCCAGAAGCAGGAGACCACCTCCACGTGGTATGGCATGTTCCTGAAGTCCGGCGAGAAGCTTCCCGCGGTCGATGCCGTCTCCCGCGCATGGACCGGCGAGTGGCCCGCGAACCGCTGCCCGCGCATCGAGGCCTTCAGCGCGCCCGCACTCGCCTCCTCCGTGGCTCCGGGCCAAGCGGTGGAGGTGAAGCTCGATGTGGCCGATCCGAACGGCGACGAGGTGAACCTCGACTGGCGCATCGCCCCGGAGTCTACCGACCGCAAGGAGGGCGGCGACCACGAACGCGCTCCCGAGGAGAAGCCGCTGGCCATGGAAGCCGCGGGCGAGAAGGCATGGAAGTTCACCGCCCCGCAGGAGAAGGGCGCCTACCGCCTCTTCCTCTACGTGCGGGATGGCAAGGACGCCGCCAGCGCGGAGAACATTCCCTTCCTGGTGAAGTAA